In the genome of Gemmatimonadales bacterium, the window CTACGTGGTCGGCACCGGGAAGGCGCACTCGGTGGAAGATCTGGTGCGGATCGCCTTCGAGCACGCCGGGCTCGACTGGCGCACGTACGTCGCGATCGATCCGAAATTCTATCGTCCTGCGGAAGTGGACTATCTGATCGCCGACCCGTCGCGCATCACCACCGAACTCGGCTGGAAACCCGAGGTCCCGTTCGAGCAATTGGTGACGATGATGGTCGATGCGGACCTTGCCCGCTTGCAGGCGAAGTGACCCGACTCCTCGTCACCGGCGCCGGCGGCTTCGTGGGGCGCTGGCTGGTGCGGGCCGCTCGCGCGCAGGGAATGCAGGTCGTCGCCTCGGTCCTGCCGGGCGCGGCACTTCCCCCGGAATGGGCCGTCACCGACGGCCTCCCGCCGGTCGTGGCCGTCGCGGCCGATCTGCGGGAGACAACCGACCTTCAGCGTCTCGCGGAAACCACACCCGACGCCGTCGTCCACCTCGCCGCCATCGCTTCCGGTGCTGCGGCTCGGCAGGACCCGGCCGCAGCACTCGCCGTCAATGCCGAAGCGACCGCCGTCCTGGTGAGCCTCATCGCTCACTCGGGTTCGCCCAGGTTCCTCTTCGTCTCGAGCGGCGAGGTGTACGGCCCCGGACACGCCGGACCAATCGATGAATCGACGCCGCGATCGCCGCGATCGCCGTATGCGGTGAGCAAGGCTGCGGGCGAAGGAGCGGTTCTGGCGCAAGGGAAAGCGGGGTTGCCGGTCATCGTGGCGAGGCCGTTCACCCACACCGGTCCCGATCAGGCCGCCGACTACGTCCTGCCGGCCCTGGCGCACAGGCTCGTCGAAGCCAAACGCCGAGGATCCACGACGATCAGGACGGGGAATCTCAACCCCGTCCGTGATTTTCTTGATGTCCGCGACGTGGTCCGCGCCTACTTGCTGCTGCTGGAACACGGCGAAGCGGGAACGATTTACAATGTGGCGAGCGGCACCGGCCGCAAGCTCGCCGACTGCTTCGCCGAGCTGGCCGCGCTGATCGGCGTCGACGCTCGCGCGGAGATGGATGCGGCGCTCGCACGCCCCGACGATATTCCGGTCCTCATCGGCGACGCGTCGCGACTGCGCCGCGCCACCGGCTGGGTGCCGGAGATTCCTTTCGACCGTACGCTCCAGGATCTGGTGCATGCCCAAGCGGACTGACCTCTCCTCGATTCTCATCATCGGTTCGGGCCCGATCGTCATCGGTCAGGGGGCGGAATTCGACTACTCCGGCACGCAGGCGGTTCGCGCGCTCAAGGAGGAGGGATACCGCGTCATCCTGGTGAACTCGAATCCCGCGACGATCATGACCGATCCCGAGATCGCCGATCGGACCTACATCGAACCGGTGACGCCGGAATGGGTCACGAAGGTCATCGAGCGCGAGCGACCCGACGCGCTGCTGCCGACCATGGGCGGACAGACGGCGC includes:
- a CDS encoding NAD-dependent epimerase/dehydratase family protein; translation: MTRLLVTGAGGFVGRWLVRAARAQGMQVVASVLPGAALPPEWAVTDGLPPVVAVAADLRETTDLQRLAETTPDAVVHLAAIASGAAARQDPAAALAVNAEATAVLVSLIAHSGSPRFLFVSSGEVYGPGHAGPIDESTPRSPRSPYAVSKAAGEGAVLAQGKAGLPVIVARPFTHTGPDQAADYVLPALAHRLVEAKRRGSTTIRTGNLNPVRDFLDVRDVVRAYLLLLEHGEAGTIYNVASGTGRKLADCFAELAALIGVDARAEMDAALARPDDIPVLIGDASRLRRATGWVPEIPFDRTLQDLVHAQAD